One region of Merismopedia glauca CCAP 1448/3 genomic DNA includes:
- a CDS encoding Npun_F5560 family protein, translating to MSQIEPPTIESLQTEVSRLRDELQMRDQLLQQLSQELFRLVKGNAKLAAKPDFSQRQVRAISLFGQQIQDVEQQVELYQEQINTRDTEIENLRESVEQLTTRSQMLERVLQQLPQIYQQKFAQRLIQVRDKVATLQRENRQLHAKLQSANYRIASRTPKKALELPNLPRVAGSLPPYGNIDSSNVE from the coding sequence GTGAGTCAGATAGAACCGCCGACAATCGAATCATTGCAAACCGAAGTTTCGCGATTGCGGGATGAATTGCAGATGAGAGATCAGCTTCTTCAACAATTATCCCAAGAACTGTTTCGTTTGGTCAAAGGGAACGCCAAACTAGCTGCTAAACCAGACTTTTCTCAAAGACAAGTCAGAGCAATTTCTTTATTTGGACAACAAATTCAAGATGTAGAGCAGCAAGTCGAACTTTATCAAGAACAGATTAACACTCGCGATACAGAAATTGAAAACCTGCGAGAATCTGTAGAACAACTGACAACTCGCAGTCAAATGTTAGAGAGAGTTTTACAGCAATTACCACAAATTTACCAGCAAAAATTCGCCCAAAGACTCATTCAAGTCAGAGATAAAGTCGCCACATTGCAAAGGGAAAATCGTCAACTCCACGCCAAACTCCAAAGTGCTAACTATCGCATTGCCAGTAGAACTCCTAAAAAAGCGCTAGAATTGCCCAATCTTCCGCGCGTAGCTGGTTCTCTACCTCCCTATGGCAATATAGATTCTTCCAATGTTGAATGA
- a CDS encoding ATP-binding protein, whose amino-acid sequence MIATSLRPSAYEWSKLSFASTLFLCPILDLLLQKIPQKWHPELRLGLQEALVNAAKHGNKLDPGKTVVVRFAEAQGKYWWVISDEGGGFCTPECDRPPKLEEFIPDDESECGRGLCILHQVFDQVEWNVNGTELRLCKQVKPSWLSQSWFKSNRELNLKPDSLLTNQDVVLG is encoded by the coding sequence GTGATTGCTACATCACTGCGCCCGAGCGCTTATGAATGGAGTAAACTAAGTTTTGCTTCTACTCTGTTTCTCTGTCCTATTTTAGACTTACTTTTGCAGAAAATTCCACAAAAGTGGCATCCAGAGCTACGTTTGGGATTGCAAGAAGCTTTAGTCAATGCGGCGAAACATGGAAACAAGCTAGATCCAGGCAAAACTGTGGTCGTCCGGTTTGCAGAAGCCCAAGGTAAGTACTGGTGGGTTATATCGGATGAGGGGGGTGGGTTTTGTACCCCTGAATGCGATCGCCCACCTAAGCTCGAAGAATTTATCCCTGACGATGAGTCAGAATGCGGCAGAGGTTTGTGTATTTTGCATCAAGTTTTCGACCAGGTAGAGTGGAACGTCAACGGGACTGAATTACGGCTGTGTAAGCAAGTTAAACCCAGTTGGTTGAGTCAATCTTGGTTCAAGTCAAATAGAGAATTAAATCTCAAACCTGATTCATTGCTCACGAATCAAGATGTTGTTCTTGGTTAG
- a CDS encoding SIMPL domain-containing protein: MSRLAPFKPNFKASTPSKQYLLLLTLAVLGLNACQAVPNAQSLPKPENPNYKTLSVTGRGIVKIPKTLAKVHLGVEVQGKTSQIVQQEVAQRASAVVELLKSRSQVKELETSDINLQPNYTYTGGKQKISGYTATNRIMFEIDPKLSGSLIDEAVKKGATRIDSVNLVAGNSAITEAQQEAIKLASTDANRQANAALSALNLKTVEVVGIQINQAQPPVISYPSASNQKLIDSTLAQTPIVAGSQQVEANVTLQIKY, encoded by the coding sequence ATGTCTAGACTTGCCCCTTTCAAACCTAACTTCAAAGCTTCTACTCCCAGCAAACAATATTTGTTATTACTAACTTTGGCAGTTTTGGGTTTAAATGCCTGTCAAGCTGTACCCAATGCCCAGAGTTTACCAAAACCAGAGAACCCCAATTATAAAACCTTATCTGTTACTGGTAGAGGAATCGTCAAAATTCCGAAAACTTTAGCTAAAGTTCATCTAGGTGTAGAAGTGCAAGGTAAAACTTCCCAGATAGTACAACAAGAAGTAGCTCAACGTGCTTCAGCCGTGGTAGAACTGTTGAAATCGCGATCTCAAGTAAAGGAATTAGAAACCAGCGATATCAATCTCCAGCCAAATTATACTTATACAGGTGGAAAACAAAAGATTTCTGGGTATACAGCAACTAACCGGATTATGTTTGAAATAGATCCGAAATTATCGGGTAGCCTGATAGATGAAGCTGTGAAAAAAGGAGCAACTCGAATTGACAGCGTGAATTTAGTAGCTGGAAATTCTGCCATAACTGAAGCTCAACAAGAAGCGATTAAATTAGCCTCAACGGATGCTAATCGACAAGCAAACGCAGCTTTAAGCGCACTCAACCTCAAAACCGTAGAAGTTGTGGGAATTCAGATTAATCAAGCTCAACCGCCAGTAATTTCCTATCCATCTGCATCTAATCAGAAATTGATTGATTCTACCTTGGCTCAAACCCCAATAGTTGCAGGATCGCAGCAAGTAGAAGCAAATGTTACTTTACAAATAAAATATTAG
- a CDS encoding serine/threonine-protein kinase — protein MSYCSNPNCPKPHSPGSGKFCLRCGHKLLLGDRYRLYRLIGKGTLGRTFLAKDEGKLSQPVCTIKEFLPPLQSPPYTEAAATLFEKQALVLEQIGNRPHIPEVLAYFTQNQQQLLVTKFIEGQNLAEELAQQGTFTESKIRELLTNLLPVLVVIHSRQIIHRDIKPENLIRSSINQELFLVDFGNVDLIASPHGHIAPEQTQGKTRFASDIYSLGSSCMELFTNIKPEQWRGKTKLLGNWLQPLSSNLASILKRMLEPDLKQRYTSAREVLRDLHSPPVTITPAPLAEPPSTSDKDPLQQTWSCIHTIKVPEVFAGIKTVAISPQGNLIASCSDDRTLKTWDSETFREVSVFIGHNDLIRQAIFTPDGEYILTASNDKTIRQWNVETGRTERVFAGHTQAIASIAFNPTRQILASGSLDRQIKLWDWQTGLETRTLSNHTNYIRALAFSPDSQLLASGSDDRTCKLWEIATGEQISNLVATNWLQSLAFSPDGTLIAGGTVDNQILVWDVASAKLSFTLSGHQGIIAGIESVAFSPNGQILASAGAEDKTIKLWHIKTQTLLTTLSGHRAGVSSIVFSPDGRMLVSGSYDKSLKFWLS, from the coding sequence ATGAGTTATTGCTCTAATCCCAATTGTCCAAAACCCCATAGCCCTGGATCGGGGAAATTTTGCCTTCGTTGTGGTCATAAACTACTATTAGGCGATCGCTATCGTCTCTATCGTCTCATTGGTAAAGGTACTTTAGGGAGAACCTTTTTAGCCAAAGATGAAGGAAAACTCTCTCAACCAGTTTGCACTATTAAAGAGTTTTTACCACCACTTCAATCACCACCTTATACCGAAGCTGCCGCTACCTTATTTGAGAAACAAGCCTTAGTCTTAGAACAAATCGGAAATCGTCCTCATATACCCGAAGTTTTAGCCTATTTTACCCAAAATCAACAGCAATTATTAGTCACTAAATTTATAGAAGGACAAAATCTAGCTGAAGAATTAGCTCAACAAGGTACTTTTACTGAATCCAAAATCAGAGAATTATTAACCAATTTACTCCCCGTACTGGTAGTGATTCACTCTCGTCAAATCATTCACCGAGATATCAAACCAGAAAACCTGATCCGTTCGAGTATTAATCAAGAACTATTTTTAGTAGATTTTGGCAATGTAGATCTTATTGCTTCACCCCACGGTCATATTGCTCCCGAACAAACTCAAGGAAAAACTAGATTTGCTAGCGATATCTACAGTTTAGGTAGTAGTTGCATGGAGCTATTTACCAATATTAAACCCGAACAGTGGCGAGGGAAAACTAAACTATTGGGTAATTGGTTGCAACCATTGAGTAGCAATCTAGCCAGTATTTTGAAACGGATGCTGGAACCCGATCTCAAGCAACGCTACACCTCAGCCAGGGAAGTCCTACGAGACTTACATTCTCCACCAGTCACTATTACACCAGCACCTCTAGCCGAACCCCCTTCTACCAGCGATAAAGACCCCTTACAGCAAACTTGGTCGTGCATTCATACCATCAAAGTTCCAGAAGTCTTTGCTGGGATTAAAACCGTCGCGATTAGCCCTCAAGGTAACTTAATAGCCAGTTGCAGTGACGATCGCACCCTCAAAACCTGGGATAGCGAAACTTTTAGAGAAGTGTCGGTTTTTATCGGACATAACGATCTGATTCGCCAAGCTATCTTTACCCCAGATGGAGAATATATCTTAACTGCTAGTAACGATAAGACGATCAGGCAATGGAACGTAGAAACTGGGCGAACTGAGCGAGTTTTTGCCGGACACACTCAAGCGATCGCCTCCATAGCCTTCAATCCAACTCGCCAGATTTTAGCTAGTGGAAGTCTAGATCGCCAAATTAAACTCTGGGATTGGCAAACAGGTCTAGAAACTCGCACCTTATCGAATCATACTAACTACATCCGCGCCTTAGCTTTTAGTCCAGATAGCCAACTTTTGGCGAGTGGGAGTGACGATCGCACCTGTAAATTGTGGGAAATCGCCACTGGAGAGCAAATTAGTAACCTAGTTGCCACAAATTGGCTTCAATCACTAGCTTTTAGTCCTGATGGGACTTTAATCGCTGGTGGAACCGTCGATAATCAGATTTTGGTCTGGGATGTTGCTAGCGCCAAACTCTCATTTACTTTATCAGGACATCAGGGCATCATTGCTGGGATCGAATCAGTCGCTTTTAGTCCTAACGGTCAAATTCTGGCTAGTGCGGGGGCTGAAGATAAAACTATCAAACTTTGGCACATCAAAACCCAAACCTTATTAACTACATTATCTGGGCATAGAGCAGGTGTCAGTTCTATCGTTTTCAGTCCAGATGGAAGAATGCTAGTCAGTGGTAGTTATGATAAATCCCTTAAATTTTGGCTAAGTTAG
- a CDS encoding DUF2203 domain-containing protein: MALPQNPSPENPDLDFDTAISEVEQQLAALKARYTQVEADTQQKQQLEDRSQEIKQDLQKHKSPQLQAELKHIKEQLEAIELNLESQLFSWSGIKQPFWQAVRFLGLGIVMGWFLKSWSS; encoded by the coding sequence ATGGCATTACCCCAAAACCCCTCTCCAGAAAATCCAGATCTAGATTTTGACACAGCTATATCTGAAGTTGAGCAGCAATTAGCCGCCTTAAAAGCTCGTTATACCCAAGTTGAAGCTGATACGCAACAAAAACAGCAACTAGAAGACCGCAGCCAAGAAATCAAACAAGATTTACAAAAACATAAATCACCGCAACTGCAAGCAGAGTTAAAGCATATTAAAGAGCAATTAGAAGCTATTGAACTGAATCTAGAGAGCCAACTGTTTTCCTGGAGTGGTATCAAACAACCATTTTGGCAAGCTGTCAGATTTTTGGGTTTGGGTATAGTTATGGGATGGTTTCTCAAATCTTGGAGTAGTTGA
- the pcrA gene encoding DNA helicase PcrA, giving the protein MNSNTGFLQHLNSSQRQAVEHFNGPLLVVAGAGSGKTRALTYRIANLILNERVDPENILAVTFTNKAAKEMKERIENLFAEQQALKKYQKPYQELTLEQQTRLRSQVYQTYIKPLWIGTFHSLFTRILRFDIEKYQDERKRSWKRNFTIFDDSDAQSLVKQIVTKDLQLDEKKFEPRSVRYAIGNAKNRGLSPKELEAEQHNYKGRVIAEVYEKYQEKLVANNGLDFDDLILVPVQLFKQNQQILDYWHRRFHHILVDEYQDTNRIQSDLIKLLTTNGENPNQFNEWSHRSVFVVGDVDQAIYSFRMADFRILLEFQEDFGDGLSDLDTHTMIKLEENYRSRKNILEAANQLIQNNTQRIDKILRPTREEGELIYCHSATDEATEAEFVIRQIRQMEENYDEFDFSNFAILYRINAQSRAFEESLVKWGVPYQIIGGLKFYDRKEIKDALAYLRILVNQVDTVSLKRIINTPRRGIGDTTIERLETAAKELGVPLWEIISDETSVKTLAGRTAKPILEFANLIKSAHSQLETARPTELLRYILKDSGYIQDLQNQGNDEADNRLANLQELDNAILQFEEDSEEPTLENFLANASLSSDLDNLNEGQKAVSLMTLHSAKGLEFPIVFLVGMEQGLLPHNRSLNDPESLEEERRLCYVGVTRAQEKLYLTYAKERRLWGYREPAIKSQFLSELPEELLTSQAGGKPKTPSTNLTRKNLNNHVKKTQDAGESVNWQIGDRVTHPTFGEGEITHIFPSGKKISVAIKFNEMGQKIIDPIVGKVQKID; this is encoded by the coding sequence ATGAATTCTAATACAGGTTTTTTACAACATCTCAATTCTAGTCAACGACAAGCAGTCGAACATTTTAATGGGCCATTATTAGTAGTAGCTGGTGCTGGTTCTGGTAAAACTCGCGCTCTGACTTATCGAATTGCTAATTTAATTCTTAATGAAAGAGTAGATCCAGAAAATATTTTGGCAGTCACTTTTACTAATAAAGCTGCTAAAGAAATGAAAGAGAGAATCGAAAATTTGTTTGCCGAACAACAAGCTCTGAAAAAGTATCAAAAACCTTATCAAGAACTAACATTAGAGCAACAAACTAGGTTGCGATCGCAAGTCTATCAAACTTATATTAAGCCTTTGTGGATTGGGACTTTTCACAGTTTGTTTACGAGAATTCTTCGGTTTGATATTGAAAAATATCAAGATGAAAGAAAACGCTCTTGGAAACGAAATTTTACTATATTTGATGACTCAGATGCTCAATCTTTAGTTAAACAAATCGTGACTAAAGATCTTCAATTAGATGAGAAAAAGTTTGAACCTCGTTCCGTAAGATATGCGATCGGCAATGCTAAAAACAGAGGTTTATCTCCCAAGGAATTAGAAGCTGAACAGCATAATTATAAAGGTCGAGTTATTGCAGAAGTTTATGAAAAATATCAGGAAAAATTAGTCGCTAATAACGGTTTAGACTTCGACGATCTAATTTTAGTCCCAGTTCAACTCTTTAAACAAAATCAGCAAATTCTAGATTATTGGCATCGTCGCTTTCATCATATTTTAGTTGATGAATATCAAGATACGAATAGAATTCAATCCGACCTCATTAAACTATTAACTACCAATGGTGAAAATCCTAATCAATTTAATGAATGGTCACATCGTTCAGTATTTGTTGTTGGTGATGTCGATCAGGCTATCTATAGTTTTCGCATGGCCGATTTCCGAATTTTGTTAGAATTTCAAGAAGATTTTGGAGACGGGTTATCAGATTTAGATACTCACACCATGATTAAGTTAGAAGAGAATTATCGCTCTCGGAAAAACATTCTGGAAGCGGCTAATCAACTAATTCAAAATAACACTCAACGGATTGACAAAATTCTGCGCCCAACTCGTGAAGAAGGAGAATTAATTTATTGTCATTCAGCCACAGATGAAGCTACTGAAGCAGAGTTTGTGATTCGGCAAATTAGACAAATGGAAGAAAATTACGATGAATTTGATTTCAGCAACTTTGCCATTTTATATCGGATTAATGCTCAATCCCGTGCCTTTGAAGAAAGCCTAGTTAAATGGGGTGTTCCTTATCAAATTATTGGCGGATTAAAGTTTTACGATCGCAAGGAAATTAAAGATGCTTTGGCTTACTTAAGAATCCTAGTCAATCAGGTAGATACTGTTAGTCTAAAACGGATTATTAATACCCCCAGAAGAGGGATTGGAGATACAACAATTGAACGGTTAGAAACTGCGGCGAAAGAACTAGGAGTTCCGCTTTGGGAAATTATCAGCGATGAAACGTCAGTGAAAACATTAGCTGGGCGTACTGCTAAACCGATTTTGGAATTTGCTAACTTAATTAAATCGGCACACAGTCAGTTAGAAACTGCCCGCCCTACAGAACTACTCAGATATATATTGAAGGATTCTGGCTACATTCAAGACTTACAAAACCAAGGAAATGATGAAGCTGATAATAGATTAGCCAACTTGCAAGAATTAGACAATGCGATCTTACAATTTGAAGAAGATAGTGAAGAACCCACCTTAGAAAATTTCTTGGCTAATGCCTCTTTATCTTCAGATTTAGATAACTTAAATGAGGGACAAAAAGCCGTTTCTTTAATGACCTTACACTCCGCCAAAGGGTTAGAATTTCCGATAGTATTCCTAGTAGGAATGGAGCAAGGTTTACTACCTCATAACCGTAGTTTAAACGATCCTGAATCATTAGAAGAAGAAAGAAGACTATGTTATGTTGGAGTTACCCGCGCCCAAGAAAAACTATATCTAACTTATGCCAAAGAAAGACGTTTATGGGGATATCGAGAACCTGCAATCAAATCGCAATTCTTATCAGAGTTGCCCGAAGAACTACTCACAAGTCAAGCTGGAGGTAAACCCAAAACGCCATCAACTAATTTGACTCGGAAAAATTTAAATAATCATGTCAAAAAAACTCAAGATGCTGGAGAAAGTGTAAATTGGCAAATAGGCGATCGCGTGACTCATCCCACATTTGGCGAAGGAGAAATTACCCACATTTTCCCATCAGGAAAAAAAATATCTGTAGCCATTAAATTTAATGAAATGGGACAGAAAATCATCGATCCTATAGTTGGAAAAGTTCAAAAAATCGACTGA
- a CDS encoding DUF6439 family protein: MTPSTSETPAIAPECGASAIAELSNLELAQALLQRLSIGDKDWHRLKSNRQARAKEQAVAALVFLLKEQPEEALDRFRQTCGWLDGSISAPPCPTHGR; the protein is encoded by the coding sequence ATGACCCCATCTACTTCTGAAACCCCTGCGATCGCGCCAGAGTGCGGGGCTAGCGCCATCGCCGAACTTAGCAACCTCGAACTTGCCCAAGCTTTACTCCAAAGGTTAAGTATTGGGGATAAAGATTGGCATCGGCTCAAATCTAACCGTCAAGCACGAGCCAAAGAGCAAGCTGTAGCAGCCTTAGTCTTTTTACTGAAGGAACAACCAGAAGAAGCCCTAGACCGCTTTCGTCAAACCTGTGGATGGCTAGATGGTTCTATCTCAGCGCCACCTTGTCCAACTCATGGTCGTTGA
- a CDS encoding aspartate aminotransferase: MTLDWIAPAERLQALPPYVFARLDELKARARERGVDLIDLGMGNPDGSAPATVIDSAIQALQNPQNHGYPPFEGTASFRKAITTWYQSRYHVELDPDSEALPLLGSKEGLTHLALAYLNPGDVAIVPSPAYPVHFRGPAIAGASVYSPILKAENDWVIDLGAIPEDIARKAKILYFNYPNNPTSAVAPREFYSEIVEFARKYQIMLVHDLCYAELAFDGYQPTSLLEIPGAKEIGVEFHTMSKTYNMAGWRVGFVVGNRHIIQGLRTLKTNLDYGIFAVLQSAAETALQLPDTYVQEVQQRYRQRRDFLIAGLAKLGWKIPPSKATMYLWIPCPVGMSSTDFALSVLEETGVVMTPGNAFGAGGEGYVRISLIAECDRLQEALNRLEKAGIRYSSK; the protein is encoded by the coding sequence ATGACATTAGATTGGATTGCCCCAGCCGAACGCCTGCAAGCTTTACCACCCTACGTGTTCGCCCGCTTGGATGAACTCAAAGCCCGTGCCCGCGAACGGGGAGTAGATTTGATAGATTTAGGTATGGGCAATCCTGATGGCTCTGCCCCTGCAACAGTAATTGATTCAGCTATTCAAGCCCTGCAAAACCCTCAAAATCACGGTTATCCTCCATTTGAAGGCACTGCTAGCTTTAGAAAAGCGATTACTACCTGGTATCAAAGTCGCTATCATGTAGAATTAGATCCAGATAGCGAAGCTTTGCCCCTATTAGGTTCTAAAGAAGGACTGACTCACCTAGCCCTTGCTTATCTCAATCCTGGTGATGTGGCGATAGTGCCTAGTCCCGCCTATCCAGTACATTTTCGCGGACCTGCGATCGCTGGTGCTTCTGTCTATAGCCCGATCCTCAAGGCAGAAAATGATTGGGTCATAGATTTGGGGGCAATTCCCGAAGATATAGCCCGAAAAGCCAAAATCCTCTACTTCAATTATCCCAATAACCCGACAAGTGCAGTTGCTCCTAGAGAATTTTACAGCGAAATTGTGGAATTTGCCCGAAAATATCAAATTATGCTAGTTCATGACCTATGTTATGCCGAACTAGCTTTTGATGGCTATCAACCCACTAGTTTGCTCGAAATTCCTGGAGCCAAAGAGATTGGAGTAGAATTTCATACCATGTCCAAAACCTACAACATGGCAGGGTGGCGCGTTGGTTTTGTAGTAGGTAATCGGCATATTATTCAAGGCTTGCGTACCCTGAAGACTAACTTGGATTATGGAATTTTTGCCGTTTTGCAGTCGGCGGCGGAAACGGCTTTACAACTGCCCGATACCTATGTTCAAGAAGTCCAACAACGCTATCGCCAGCGCCGCGATTTCTTAATTGCAGGTTTGGCAAAACTAGGCTGGAAGATTCCCCCATCTAAAGCAACTATGTACCTTTGGATACCTTGTCCCGTGGGGATGAGTTCGACAGATTTTGCCCTATCGGTGTTGGAAGAAACAGGGGTGGTGATGACTCCAGGAAATGCTTTTGGTGCTGGGGGTGAAGGCTATGTGCGAATTAGCTTGATTGCTGAATGCGATCGCCTCCAGGAAGCTTTAAACCGTCTGGAAAAAGCTGGAATTCGCTATAGCTCGAAGTAA